Part of the Nisaea sediminum genome is shown below.
CTGGCGCACGAACTGGCCAACGATCTCGACACCTTCACCATCAACGGCACCACTGCGGTGGTGAACCTGTTCGTGGATGCCGGCGGCAACGTTCCGGCGGACGCGCTTGGCAACGAACAGGGCTTCGCGGAAGTCATCCGGGTCAATCCAACGGTGACCGCGACCCCTTCCATTCTTGTGACCGGCGACACTGGCGACGCGGCGAACACATATGTCGCGATCGGTTCCGGTGACCACCGGATTGCGAACGCCATGCTCGACGCTTTTCAGGCGACCCAGACCTTCGTCTCGGGTTTCGGTTTGACGGCGACGAATACAATCGAGGGTTTCGCCGCGGAACTGGTTGGTTTCCAGGCGAACCAGCACGCGACTTTCGAGAGCCAGCTGACCTTCGAAACCAACTATCGCGATACCCTGGTCCAGTCGTTCCGGGACGAGAGCGGGGTGAATACAGACGAGGAACTCGCCAAGCTGATCGAGCTGGAAGCCGCGTTCGCGGCATCGGCGCGAGTCTTGCAGACCGTTCAGCAATCGCTGGACGAGTTGGTTAACATTATTCGCTAGGTGGGAGTGAGACGATGCGTATCGCCACCCTGACAACGGCACTCAGAACCGAGAACACTATCCTGAACCTGCAGAGCCAAATGCTGCGCGCTCAGCAGCAGGTCTCTACGGGTAAGCTTTCGCCGATCTATAGCGGCCTTTCCGGGGATAACGCCCGGATATCGATTCAGCTGCGCGAAGAAATCCAGACGAAGGAATCCTACGTCGGCACCATCAACTCCGTACGCACCCGCACCAAGGTGATGGAAGCGGCGCTGGTCGGGATGCAGGATCTTGCGGAGCAAATGCGCTCAGAGCTAATCAAGCAGCAGGAAGGGAAGTATGACGATACGGCGCCAGTGTTGAAGCAGTTCGCGGATTCCGCGATCGATCAGCTGGTGAGCTTGCTGAATTCGCAGTCCGAGGGACGTAATCTGTTCAATGGCACGTCCGTTGCGACGCAACCGCTGATCAATGCCGCGACGCTGAAAACCAATGCTTTTGCCGCCATTACGCCGCTTGCTGTGGGTAACTCCGCGACTGTGATCGGTGACTCCGCGACGTTCTTCGGAACAGACGGAAACTGGAACAACGTCGGCGGCTTGCCTCCGGGGCAGACGCAACCTTTTGCTTTCGACGCCGCGGAGGGGGTTCGCCTCGAGTTCGGCGAGCTGGCGAACGACGATGCGTTCGAGGAACTCTTTGAGGTTTTTGCGATCTTCGCGGATGTCGATTACGCGGCCGGCCTGGATGCCGATTACGGTGCTCTTGTCACCGATGGATTGAGCCGGGTCGAAGCGGCGGCCGACGACATCGGTCTTATGATTGCATCCATCGGCACCACGCAGGCGAGAATGTCGGACATTCAGGACCAGCACAAAGACGACAACACGGTCCTGACAAAGCAGCTGGACGGAGTCGAGAACATCGACCCCTTTGAGGCCGCAGCAGAATTCCAACTCATCCAGGGACAACTTCAGGCGGCCTATCAGACCACCGCATCGCTGCGCAATCTCTCCCTCGCGAATTACCTGTAAACCTCCGAGGGCAAATCCTGGCTAAGCTGCTTTCTTGGCAGGATATATCGTTGCCGGGCGAATTTTCGTCAATTTGGCCGTAACATCCAAATGACTCGACAATTGACTTTTGCGATAGTACATTTATCTGCAGTTGCCGATAAAAGGCAGGTTAACTGACTCCAGAATGGAGATCGTCATGGTCGAGATCCTATCCGGGGCGACCGCTGCACGATCGATTGCGCAGCCAGTCCCCGCGCCGTCAAATCAGGCGTTAGGTTTTGGCGCTGTGGCAGCGGCCAAGCCCATTCAGTCCGATTTTTATCTGAGCCCGGTTATCCGTTTCGACTCCGAAGCGCTCAAAGTGATCTTCGAGGTTCGGGACAGCCAGTCCGGTGAAGTGAAGCGACAGTTTCCGCCGGAGCGCGTGGTTCAGGAACTGCAGAAAACCGCTGGTTTGGGAATCGAGATTCCGGAACCACGTGAGTCAACGGCGACGGATGGCGCTGCTGTTCAGGGCTCCGCGGGAAATAGCGAATCGGAAACCGAGTTCTCGGCGGAAACTGAAGTCGACGTTCTGATCTGATCGTCGAAGGTTCAATTTAATTTTTACGTCTCGGCGGCAGACGCGAGGTCTGGCGCCCTTTTTGATTCCGCCGTTTGCTCTCTCCGAACACTGCTCCCACCGGGAGGAAGTGAAATTTCCCCTAGAGTTCCAAGTATGTTAGGAAAGAACGGTAAAACGCGTTTTGCCGACGGAGGACCCCAGCGTGGAGAATGAAGACGCGATCAATGAGCTGCTAAGGCGCGGGATCGCTCACCATGAAGCCGGCGAAGTAGTCGAAGCGCGGAACATTTATGTCGAGATCCTCGAACGGGATCCGCAAAATCACCAGGCGCTGGACCTCGCCGGTTTGCTCTGTATGCAGTGCAATGAGCTGGACGCGGCGGGTGATTTCTTCGAATCCGCGATGGAACTCGATCCTGACTCAGGTCGCTATATCTGCCATGCGGGTACCCTTGAATTACATCTCGGGAATCTCGAACGAGCCGTAGAACTGTTGCGCAAGGCAATCTCGGTAGATCCTGACATCTCGGAATCGTTCCTTTCTCTCTGTCTCGTCTACCGGTCGCAAAAAAAACTGGGCGATGCCGTCTCCGTTCTCGAGGAGGGCCTTTCCGAACATCCTGCCAACAGTCGTCTTCTCACCTGGCGGGGAATTCTCGAAATCGATCGCAAGGATTTGCCAAGCGCCGCGGAATTTCTTCACCAGGCAATCAGTGCGGACAATCAAAATCTCGAAGCCATGGTCACGCTGGGAAATGTGATGATGGAGCTCGACGAGCTCGAGATCGCGGAGCGCTGCTATACATCCATTCGCGAGCGCGCGCCGGAAGATATAGGGTCCCGCTGCCGTCTTGCCGTACTCTTGAAGCGCCTTGGCCGAAGGGATGAAGCCGTCGCCGAACTTGAGAGCGCTTTCGCGGATGCACCGGCAGAGAGCGAGATCTTCAACGATATCGCGGTACTGCTCGAGTCGCTCGGCAGCAGCGACGACGCGATCGTTGCGGCCGAGAGAGCGGTCGCCCTCGATAGCGGGAATGCCTCAAGTTTTTCTCTTTTGGCACGGCTGCACAGCAAGGCCGGAAATGAAGAAGCGGCGAAAGACGCCGAGCAGCGCGCTGCGGCCCTGGCCTGATCGCCGGGGAGATCGTCTCAAGCGAGAGAGAACAATCCTCTCGGGACCGGGCCGCTTTGGCGGCTCGTCTTCGTTGAGGGGCTCCGGCTTCAGAGACTCTTGCTGACCGCCGCCGCTGCCTGGCCTGCCGGGCAATAGGCGGCGTATCCGGTCCGCGGCCGACCGAAAGATGGCTCTTCCGCGGTGATCCCGCGCTGCTTCCTGACCGAATCCATAATCAGCGACACGACCCGCTCGGCCGCATCGTGGCTGGACCTTAGAGCCAGCATGTTGTCGGAAAGGGCACAGCGGAAACGCTGATAAAGCTCCCGGAGCGCGGTGCGGTCGTCCGCCGGGATCATTTCCAGAACTTCCGGGTGGCTCCGCATCTCTGTCTGATGCTTTTCGAACGAGATCGATAGCTGGCGCTTTCGTGCCTGGAGCTTGTCGAGGGTCTTGAACTCGCGCCTTTTCAGCATCGCGGTTTCCTCGTTCAGCAGCTTCATCAGGCCGATCATGCTCTCGCGAAAAGCGTCAATGATGGATAGGTCGGCCATTTCAATTCACCTCCTGAAGCGCGAGCAGTTGCCGCTCGATCGTGTCTGCGATCCCGATCCCGCCGGTCCGGGAGATCTGCTTTCCGTATTCGTCGACCATCAGATCGCGATAGATGTCTTCCGCCGGACCGCCGCCGAACATTTCGCCGTTGCCGACGCCTTTGAGCATGTGGCCGAGCATCTGGCTGATGAAGATCGACTCGAATTCCTCGGCGGCCTGGCGCACCTCTTCGCGATTCTTGCCGGCGGCCTTGAGCCGGTTCGCGGCTGCGTCGGTCTGGGACGCCCGCAGATTGGTGGTGGCGGAGGCGGTTTCCGTGAGAGCCATGCTATCCATGATACAGCTCCTTAGAGGACTTCGATTTCAGCTTGCAACGCGCCGGCGGCCTTGATCGCCTGCAGAATGGAGATCAGATCGCGCGGTCCGATGCCGAGGGCGTTCAGGCCGTCGACCAGTTCCTGCAGCGTGACGCTCTGCGAGAGAACGGAGAGCTGCTTGTCCTCGTCCTGATCGATCTCGATCTGGGTCCGCGGAACGGTGACGGTTTCGCCGGTCTGCGCGAAGGGCTGCGGCTGCGAGACCTGCGGCGTCTCGGTGATCCGGATGGTCAGGTTGCCCTGGGCGATGGCGACGGTGCTGATGCGGACGTTCTCGCCCATCACGATGATTCCGGTGGTCTCGTTGATCACCACCTTGGCGGGGATGTCAGGGGTCACGCGCAGCTGCTCGACATCGGTGATCAGCGCAACGGCGTTGCCGCGATAATTTTCGGGAACCAGCATCCGGACAGAGGAAAGATCCCGCGCCTGAGCGATCGGCAAGCCGACGAACGCATTGATGGCTTGAGAGATACGGCGCGCGGTCGTGAAGTCGGGATTCTTCAGCGCGATCGTGACGGTCTCCATCTGCATCATCGAATAGTCGATTTCGCGCTCGATGATGGCGCCATTGGCGATCCGTCCGCTCGTCGGCACGCCCTGCACGATCGTCTCGCCTTCGCCGCCGGCGGAAATGGCGCCGGTCGCTACGGAACCTTGAGCGACGGCGTAGACTTCGCCGTCCGCACCGATCAGCGGAGTAACGAGCAGCGTGCCGCCCAAAAGGTCCTCGGCATCGCCGATCGCGGAGATCGAGACGTCGATTCGGCTGCCCTGTTTGGAGAAGGGGGGCAGGATTGCCGTCACCATGACGGCGGCGACGTTGTCCGTGTCGAGATTGTTGTCGCGTGCATTGACGCCGAGACGCTCCAGCATGCCGACGAGGCTCTCACGGGTAAAAATTGCACTGCCGAGATCGTCGCCGGTGCCATTCAGGCCAACCACGAGGCCGTAGCCGACCAGCATGTTTTCACGGACGCCCTCAAAATCGACGATGTCCTTGATGCGGGTCTGGCTGAGTGCGTCGCCCGAGGCGGTCAGAAGCAGCAAGACTGCCGTGAACAGGCCTAGAGCCATCCGTTTCGGGGAGATGGAGCGGTGCACCTTGTTTTTCTGCGGCCACATCGGTTCCGGTTCCTCTTGCTAGAGCTGAGCCGTTTCTCGGACTCCTATTGGCCAGATCCTATGCGAGGATCGTGCCAACTTCTCGGCCTCCGGGAGGCAATTATGCCGGACTGTCCCATGGCGATGCTGGCTATGCCGTATCTCGGGCGGTAGTATATCTGCGCGGAACAGCGTAGGGTTCTGGAATGAAAGTAGATCCATCACGCCGCGTCAGTACCCCGTCGACGAGAAAGACGTCGAAGTCGGGAGGCACCAGCGGAACCCGGTTTTCAGGTCTTCTCGAGGAGACCCAGGAGAGCAAGTCGGCCCAGGGAACCCGGGCGGCAATGTCGGTCGACGGCTTGCTCGCCGTCCAGGAGGCGGATGCGGATGGCCGGCGCGGCGCCAAGCAGGGGCAGGCCCAAGGCGAGGATCTTCTTGCGCGCCTCGAACGGCTCAGGGACGGGTTGCTTCTGGGGGCGATTCCCGAGTCGGAATTGCGTGGGCTGGCGCTGACCATAAAGCAGACCAAAGAACGCACCTTTACCGATCCGCGGCTCGGCGAAATCCTGGATGAAATCGAACTCCGGGCACGTGTCGAACTCGCCAAACTCGGGACTTTTTTGTAGTCATTTTTTGCCGGCTCTGGTTTATCTTTTGTTTTCAATAAGTTATTTCTTTTTCCGGCGCCGCGTCCAAAGGCAAACAGAAGCTTGAAACCTAGGGCGGCGCAGACCTATACTCCCGCCGCTCCAAAAGGGCAGAAATCTTGCCTTTGATTGGCCTTTGTGGTGGAGGACCGGGATGAGCGTCACGTTGCCGCCGGACTACAAGCCGTCGGAAGACGAAGAGTTTATGAACCCTAAGCAGCAGGAATATTTCCGGCAAAAGCTGCTGAGGTGGCGCGCCGAGTTGCTCCAGGAAGCAAACGAGACGCTGAGCCATCTGACACAGGAGAATCTCCAGAAACCGGACATGGCCGACCGGGCTTCCCTGGAGACGGATCATCAGATCGAACTTCGGACCCGCGATCGCGAGCGCAAGCTGATCAGTAAGATCGATTCGGCGCTGCAGCGCATCGAAGACGGAAGCTATGGCTACTGCGAGGAGACCGAAGAGCCCATCGGCCTCCGGCGTCTGGAAGCACGTCCGATCGCGACTCTGAGCCTGGAAGCTCAGGAACGCCATGAACGTCTCGAGCGGACACATCGGGACGATTAGAATCGGACCCGACCTGCAGAAATGAATGAGGGCCGTTCCCCGGGGAACGGCCCAATTCTTTTGGCTGGCTCTGATCGGGGGAGGGCGGCAATTCTTGCCGCCTGCTCCCTGCGGTCTATCAGAAGGGCATCAGGATCTCGAGAGCCTGGGAGCCGTAGCGCTGCTGCTGCAGATCGGAGATCTGGCCGCGTCCGCCGTAAGCGATCCGCGCTTCCGCCATTTCGTCATAGCTGACGGTGTTGTCCGATGCGATGTCTTCCGGACGTATGACGCCGCCGACGACGATTTCCCGGACTTCGAAATTCACTCGCACTTCCTGGCGGCCGAACAGAACCATATTGCCGTTCGGAAGCTGCTGCGTAACGACCGCGGCAAGGCGAAGGTTGATGGTCTCGTTCCGGTCGATGCGGCCCCGACCGTCATTGGCAAGTCCGGACGTCGTGCCAACGAGCGAGCCGGCGTCCGCGCCCTCGGGCAGGACTTCGGTCAGCAGGTCCTCGTACCCGAACAGGCCGGAGATCCCCATGCTGTTGGTATTGGAGCGGTCATGCCGAGTTCGGTTGTCGATCGCGGCCTGATCGGAGATCTCGACGACGACAGTGATGATGTCGCCGACCTGGCTGGCGCGCTGATCCTCGAAGAAGGCGCGGGAGCCTTCGACCCAGAGCGAGTTGGCCTGCCGGCTGGCGGTGACCGGGGTCGGCATCGGCATCGAGACCGGGCGGTAGTTGTCCGCCTGGGTCGGGTTCTGGATCGCCGAGAGTTCCGGTGTCTTGCCGATATCCGCCAGCCGCTGGAAGACGCCGCAGGCGCTGACGGACATGCCGATCAGGGTGACCGCGGTGAGGCGGGTGAACAGTGCGGAGACAGAATTCTTGGTCATTTTGCCGTTTCCTTAAAAGGCCAGTTCTTGGCGCTTATCTAGTTCATTGCAATTCGCGGGCCGGCGACGGAGATGATGCCGGCATCGGTCACGGAGCCGACGACGATCTTTCCGGTGCCGAGGTTTTTCACCCGGATGGAGTCCCGGCGGGCGCCGTTCTCAAGAGCCTGTCCGCGCAGGGTCAGCGTCATCAGCGAGGTCTGGAACACCATGGTCACCAGGTCGCCTTTGCGGACCAGCTGGATCGGCGTCACGTCGGTGCGGCGGATCACGCTGCCGGCGCTGATCGGTCGGCGCACGCTCATGCCGACGATCTGGTCGGGTGAGGTCACCGTGTTGTGGTTGCTCCGGCGGGCCTGCATCGCGGTCCAGACGATGTCGCTCTCGCGGATCGTCTCTCCCGGACCGGCATGACGGTTCAGCACCGGTACTTCGATGACGGCATGGACTTCGCCCTGGATCCTGGCCCTCAGCGATTTGTCGTTTCCGATCGGAACGGAAATCAGGGCGGCGAAACGCTGGCTCCGGCTGTTGTAGTCAAGGCTCTCGACCTTCACTTCCGGCTCCATCTCGCTCGGCACCATCATCGTCAGGCGGCGGTTGGTGATGTCGACCTCGACCCGGTCAGCAATATAGTCCTCCGTCAGCCGCTCCTCGATGGCAAGGCGGACCATCTGTAGGGGAACGGCCCGGCCTTCGCGCTCGACGATGACCCTGACGCGCCCGCTGCTGGGGCTCCAGTCGATGCCGTGCGCTTCGGCGAGATGCTGCAGCGTGCCGGCACGAACCACGAGGTCCTCGCCCGGGAGGGGAGCGTCGCCGATGCGGGCGTCCTTCTCGGCCGGAAGGCCGGTGAACAGATCGCTCAACATCAGGGCGTCGCTCCGGAGCGTGACGGTGTCGTTGGCGAAGATCGTCTGCCCGGCGACTGTCCCGGCGGCCGAGGCGGGCTGCGGCAGGCTCACGGAGATCGCGAGCAGCAACCCGGCCGAGAGGGTTTTCAGGGGCTTCAGCATTTTGCCAGTCATGTCACTACTCCCTTGTTGGGGGCCTCAGGCCCGCGTTAGCGGACCTGGTTGACCGTGGCCATCATCTGGTCGGAGGTCTCGATGACCTTCGAATTCAGCTCGTAGGCGCGTTGTGCGGTAATCAGGTCGGTGATTTCCTGCACCGGATCCACGTTCGAGGATTCGATGTAACCCTGGAACAGGCCGCCGAAACCGTCGGTGGTCGGGTTCGCGGTGCTCGGCGCGCCGGAGGCTTCCGTCTCGAGCAGCAGGTTGTTACCGGCATGTTCGAGGCCGGCATCGTTCTGGAAGATCGCGAGCTGGATCTGGCCGACATTGGACTCCGCCGTCTGGCCGTCGAGCTTGACCAGCACCTGGCCCGATTCGTTGATCGTCACGCCGATCGCTTCGGACGGGACGGTGATGCCGGGCTGCACGGTGTAGCCGTCGGCGGTTACCAGTTCTCCGGTCTGGCTGACCTGGAAGGAACCGTCCCGGGTGTAGGCCGTCTCGCCGTCCGGCAGGAGGACCTGGAAGTAACCGTTGCCGCGGATCGCGAGATCGAACTGGTTGTCGGTCAGGATCAGGGAACCCTGTTCGTTGACCCGGTAGGTCGCCGCGGTGCGGACACCGACGCCGAGCTGGATGCCGGACGGCACGACTGTGC
Proteins encoded:
- a CDS encoding flagellar basal body P-ring protein FlgI, with the translated sequence MWPQKNKVHRSISPKRMALGLFTAVLLLLTASGDALSQTRIKDIVDFEGVRENMLVGYGLVVGLNGTGDDLGSAIFTRESLVGMLERLGVNARDNNLDTDNVAAVMVTAILPPFSKQGSRIDVSISAIGDAEDLLGGTLLVTPLIGADGEVYAVAQGSVATGAISAGGEGETIVQGVPTSGRIANGAIIEREIDYSMMQMETVTIALKNPDFTTARRISQAINAFVGLPIAQARDLSSVRMLVPENYRGNAVALITDVEQLRVTPDIPAKVVINETTGIIVMGENVRISTVAIAQGNLTIRITETPQVSQPQPFAQTGETVTVPRTQIEIDQDEDKQLSVLSQSVTLQELVDGLNALGIGPRDLISILQAIKAAGALQAEIEVL
- the flgG gene encoding flagellar basal-body rod protein FlgG — protein: MQSLNIASTGMLAQQTNVEVISNNIANMNTTAFKRHRAQFQDLLYQDLRRVGSNSSDAGTVVPSGIQLGVGVRTAATYRVNEQGSLILTDNQFDLAIRGNGYFQVLLPDGETAYTRDGSFQVSQTGELVTADGYTVQPGITVPSEAIGVTINESGQVLVKLDGQTAESNVGQIQLAIFQNDAGLEHAGNNLLLETEASGAPSTANPTTDGFGGLFQGYIESSNVDPVQEITDLITAQRAYELNSKVIETSDQMMATVNQVR
- the flgH gene encoding flagellar basal body L-ring protein FlgH, which gives rise to MTKNSVSALFTRLTAVTLIGMSVSACGVFQRLADIGKTPELSAIQNPTQADNYRPVSMPMPTPVTASRQANSLWVEGSRAFFEDQRASQVGDIITVVVEISDQAAIDNRTRHDRSNTNSMGISGLFGYEDLLTEVLPEGADAGSLVGTTSGLANDGRGRIDRNETINLRLAAVVTQQLPNGNMVLFGRQEVRVNFEVREIVVGGVIRPEDIASDNTVSYDEMAEARIAYGGRGQISDLQQQRYGSQALEILMPF
- a CDS encoding flagellar assembly protein FliX; protein product: MKVDPSRRVSTPSTRKTSKSGGTSGTRFSGLLEETQESKSAQGTRAAMSVDGLLAVQEADADGRRGAKQGQAQGEDLLARLERLRDGLLLGAIPESELRGLALTIKQTKERTFTDPRLGEILDEIELRARVELAKLGTFL
- the flgA gene encoding flagellar basal body P-ring formation chaperone FlgA, translating into MTGKMLKPLKTLSAGLLLAISVSLPQPASAAGTVAGQTIFANDTVTLRSDALMLSDLFTGLPAEKDARIGDAPLPGEDLVVRAGTLQHLAEAHGIDWSPSSGRVRVIVEREGRAVPLQMVRLAIEERLTEDYIADRVEVDITNRRLTMMVPSEMEPEVKVESLDYNSRSQRFAALISVPIGNDKSLRARIQGEVHAVIEVPVLNRHAGPGETIRESDIVWTAMQARRSNHNTVTSPDQIVGMSVRRPISAGSVIRRTDVTPIQLVRKGDLVTMVFQTSLMTLTLRGQALENGARRDSIRVKNLGTGKIVVGSVTDAGIISVAGPRIAMN
- the dksA gene encoding RNA polymerase-binding protein DksA, whose translation is MSVTLPPDYKPSEDEEFMNPKQQEYFRQKLLRWRAELLQEANETLSHLTQENLQKPDMADRASLETDHQIELRTRDRERKLISKIDSALQRIEDGSYGYCEETEEPIGLRRLEARPIATLSLEAQERHERLERTHRDD
- a CDS encoding rod-binding protein, with the translated sequence MDSMALTETASATTNLRASQTDAAANRLKAAGKNREEVRQAAEEFESIFISQMLGHMLKGVGNGEMFGGGPAEDIYRDLMVDEYGKQISRTGGIGIADTIERQLLALQEVN
- a CDS encoding tetratricopeptide repeat protein; the encoded protein is MENEDAINELLRRGIAHHEAGEVVEARNIYVEILERDPQNHQALDLAGLLCMQCNELDAAGDFFESAMELDPDSGRYICHAGTLELHLGNLERAVELLRKAISVDPDISESFLSLCLVYRSQKKLGDAVSVLEEGLSEHPANSRLLTWRGILEIDRKDLPSAAEFLHQAISADNQNLEAMVTLGNVMMELDELEIAERCYTSIRERAPEDIGSRCRLAVLLKRLGRRDEAVAELESAFADAPAESEIFNDIAVLLESLGSSDDAIVAAERAVALDSGNASSFSLLARLHSKAGNEEAAKDAEQRAAALA
- a CDS encoding flagellin N-terminal helical domain-containing protein, giving the protein MRIATLTTALRTENTILNLQSQMLRAQQQVSTGKLSPIYSGLSGDNARISIQLREEIQTKESYVGTINSVRTRTKVMEAALVGMQDLAEQMRSELIKQQEGKYDDTAPVLKQFADSAIDQLVSLLNSQSEGRNLFNGTSVATQPLINAATLKTNAFAAITPLAVGNSATVIGDSATFFGTDGNWNNVGGLPPGQTQPFAFDAAEGVRLEFGELANDDAFEELFEVFAIFADVDYAAGLDADYGALVTDGLSRVEAAADDIGLMIASIGTTQARMSDIQDQHKDDNTVLTKQLDGVENIDPFEAAAEFQLIQGQLQAAYQTTASLRNLSLANYL